The Elgaria multicarinata webbii isolate HBS135686 ecotype San Diego chromosome 1, rElgMul1.1.pri, whole genome shotgun sequence genome has a window encoding:
- the LSM5 gene encoding U6 snRNA-associated Sm-like protein LSm5, which yields MAANATTNPSQLLPLELVDKCIGSRIHIVMKSDKEIVGTLLGFDDFVNMVLEDVTEFEITPEGRRITKLDQILLNGNNITMLVPGGEGPEV from the exons atggcagccaacgcGACTACCAACCCGTCTCAGCTTTTGCCGCTCG AGCTGGTGGACAAGTGCATAGGCTCTCGCATTCACATTGTGATGAAAAGCGATAAAGAAATCGTTGGCACACTCCTAGGATTTGATGACTTTGTCA ACATGGTATTAGAAGATGTTACAGAATT tGAGATCACACCTGAAGGACGAAGAATCACAAAGCTAGATCAGATTTTGCTAAATGGAAATAACATAACAATG CtggttcctggaggagaaggaccaGAAGtgtaa